From the genome of Syntrophorhabdaceae bacterium, one region includes:
- a CDS encoding pyridoxal phosphate-dependent aminotransferase has translation MRYDFDEVVERRGTDSIKWRRYGDDVLPLWVADMDLVSPEPVVAALHERVDHRVFGYGGATEELISVIRERLKRLYGWDVPGEEIVFVPGVVTGLNLAFQLFAEPGEAVLVQPPVYSHFIADPVNRGRSVIDPPLIKKGDTYEIDCDAFEKAITDGTRIFVLCNPHNPVGRVFRKDELERLADICMGRNVLICADEIHCDLLFPGNRHIPIATLGGEVADRTITFMSPSKTFNLAGLKCSFAIIKDPALRKAWSKGSEGLIPHVNIMGLAAALSAFRDGQEWLDQCLTYLEGNRDFLVQYLRDYLPSITMTRMEATYLAWLDCRGSGIPGNPYRFFLKESKVALNDGAEYGKGGDGFVRLNFACPRKTLIDALERMAHAVKKL, from the coding sequence ATGAGATATGATTTTGATGAGGTTGTAGAGCGAAGGGGCACCGACAGTATTAAGTGGAGAAGATACGGCGATGACGTTCTCCCCTTGTGGGTGGCTGATATGGATCTTGTCTCCCCTGAACCGGTCGTTGCGGCCCTGCATGAACGGGTGGACCACCGGGTCTTTGGATATGGAGGGGCGACGGAGGAACTCATCAGCGTCATCCGGGAGCGGCTGAAAAGGCTCTATGGATGGGACGTCCCCGGGGAAGAGATCGTTTTTGTACCCGGGGTTGTCACGGGTCTCAATCTCGCATTTCAGCTTTTCGCGGAACCCGGGGAGGCCGTGCTGGTCCAGCCGCCGGTCTATTCACATTTCATCGCCGATCCGGTGAACCGCGGCCGTTCCGTCATTGACCCTCCGTTGATAAAAAAGGGGGACACCTACGAGATCGATTGTGATGCGTTCGAGAAGGCGATCACCGACGGTACGCGGATCTTTGTGCTGTGCAATCCGCACAACCCTGTCGGCCGCGTCTTCAGAAAGGATGAACTGGAGCGGCTTGCAGATATCTGCATGGGCCGCAATGTGTTGATCTGTGCCGATGAGATCCACTGTGATCTTCTGTTTCCCGGTAATCGCCATATACCCATCGCAACTCTTGGCGGTGAGGTGGCGGACCGCACCATCACTTTCATGTCGCCGAGCAAGACGTTCAACCTGGCGGGCCTGAAGTGCTCCTTTGCGATAATCAAGGACCCCGCGCTTCGGAAAGCCTGGTCAAAGGGCAGTGAAGGCCTTATCCCCCATGTAAACATCATGGGCCTTGCCGCAGCACTTTCAGCCTTCAGGGACGGTCAGGAATGGTTGGACCAGTGCCTGACCTACCTTGAGGGGAACAGGGATTTTCTGGTCCAATACCTGCGCGATTATTTGCCTTCCATCACGATGACCCGTATGGAGGCTACCTATCTCGCCTGGCTGGATTGCAGAGGATCGGGAATACCGGGGAACCCCTATCGTTTTTTTCTCAAGGAGAGCAAAGTGGCCCTCAATGACGGGGCCGAATATGGAAAGGGCGGAGATGGATTTGTCAGGCTCAACTTTGCATGTCCGAGAAAGACCCTGATCGATGCCCTCGAGCGCATGGCGCATGCCGTGAAGAAACTGTAA
- a CDS encoding VacJ family lipoprotein, whose product MAQSKPQEPAAPAAGITPPSSDEYGDVTAKDVGERAPSSASAGASSDEYGDVATEDGASAEPREVIADPIKPFNIAMYHFNDKLYFWAWKPVATGYKYVLPREIRGLFSSFYANLKAPIRIVNNLLQGEPGYAGKELASFLINSTIGVGGLRNCAEECFGLRGRYADFGQTLGKYGVGFGFYLVLPFVGPSSVRDGFGFLVDWTMRPQTYIGDEFFSYESVGLYTHEQINSTSFHLGEYEAFKKASVDPYVSMRDIFIQYRKNLIENR is encoded by the coding sequence ATGGCACAAAGCAAGCCGCAGGAACCCGCCGCCCCTGCCGCCGGGATCACGCCGCCATCATCTGATGAATACGGCGATGTGACAGCGAAAGATGTGGGCGAAAGGGCGCCTTCCAGTGCAAGTGCCGGGGCGTCATCTGATGAATACGGCGACGTGGCGACTGAGGATGGGGCCTCAGCTGAACCGCGGGAGGTTATCGCCGATCCCATAAAGCCCTTTAACATCGCGATGTATCACTTCAACGACAAGCTCTATTTCTGGGCATGGAAACCCGTTGCAACAGGCTACAAATATGTTTTGCCCCGGGAGATCAGGGGTCTTTTCAGCAGTTTCTACGCAAACCTGAAGGCTCCTATCCGCATCGTGAACAATCTCCTCCAGGGCGAGCCCGGCTACGCCGGTAAGGAGCTGGCAAGTTTTCTTATCAATTCGACGATCGGCGTCGGCGGATTAAGGAACTGCGCGGAAGAGTGCTTCGGTCTGCGGGGGAGATATGCCGATTTCGGGCAGACCCTGGGCAAGTACGGCGTCGGCTTTGGTTTCTATCTCGTATTGCCCTTTGTCGGCCCTTCGAGTGTCCGCGACGGTTTCGGTTTTCTCGTAGACTGGACGATGAGGCCGCAGACGTATATCGGTGATGAGTTCTTCAGCTACGAGAGCGTAGGCCTTTACACTCATGAGCAGATCAACAGCACATCTTTTCACCTCGGGGAATACGAGGCGTTCAAGAAGGCCTCGGTCGACCCCTACGTATCCATGCGGGACATCTTTATCCAGTACCGCAAGAACCTGATCGAAAACCGCTAG
- a CDS encoding ABC transporter substrate-binding protein yields MRKALVGLMIFVISMAPFHAFGGAALDTVTTNVNSVLDVLRDPKLKGESGKKAKEQKIEAAADKLFDYVELSKRTLGLNWNKFSMDQRKEFVELFKALLRNTYIDRITGYTDQKVSFVKEMPLSETTIEVQSVVVSGNGRTPINYRVIKKENNWKVYDVVIEGVSLVNNYRTQFREILGNNPPQALIDTLRKRAGK; encoded by the coding sequence TTGAGAAAAGCACTGGTTGGTTTAATGATATTCGTCATATCCATGGCTCCTTTCCATGCATTTGGAGGAGCCGCACTCGATACAGTAACAACGAACGTGAACAGTGTTCTCGATGTGCTCAGGGACCCCAAGCTCAAAGGCGAGTCGGGCAAGAAGGCCAAAGAGCAGAAGATCGAGGCCGCCGCCGATAAATTGTTCGACTATGTAGAGCTTTCCAAGCGGACCCTGGGACTCAACTGGAACAAGTTCAGCATGGACCAGCGCAAGGAGTTCGTTGAACTTTTCAAGGCGCTCCTCAGAAACACATATATTGACAGGATCACGGGTTACACCGATCAGAAGGTGAGCTTCGTAAAGGAAATGCCGCTTTCGGAAACCACGATAGAAGTGCAGAGCGTGGTGGTGTCGGGAAATGGCAGGACGCCCATAAACTACAGGGTCATAAAGAAGGAGAATAACTGGAAGGTCTACGATGTCGTCATCGAGGGCGTGAGCCTCGTAAACAACTACCGTACACAGTTCAGGGAGATTCTCGGAAACAATCCACCGCAGGCGCTGATAGACACGCTGCGTAAAAGGGCTGGAAAGTAA
- a CDS encoding outer membrane lipid asymmetry maintenance protein MlaD, protein MKKYSIETTVGIFIVIGLICIGYMTVKLGKVSLFGDKTYPLSARFTSVTGLRVGSAVEVYGIQVGTVTSLTIDQDRQMGMVGIKIGKDTVIYDDASATIKSAGLIGDKYVKVDPGGSGQPLKPGGMITQTSVPADIEDLIGKYAFGDVNKEPAKGGEQPAK, encoded by the coding sequence ATGAAAAAATATTCCATAGAGACAACGGTGGGCATCTTCATAGTCATCGGTCTTATCTGTATCGGATACATGACCGTGAAACTTGGCAAGGTGTCGCTCTTCGGAGACAAGACCTATCCCCTGTCTGCCCGCTTCACCTCTGTGACGGGTCTCAGGGTGGGGAGCGCCGTCGAGGTATACGGCATCCAGGTGGGCACCGTGACAAGCCTCACCATCGACCAGGACAGACAGATGGGGATGGTGGGGATTAAGATCGGCAAGGATACGGTGATCTACGACGACGCATCCGCCACTATTAAGAGCGCGGGCCTCATAGGCGATAAATACGTAAAGGTGGATCCAGGCGGATCAGGACAGCCCCTGAAACCCGGGGGCATGATCACGCAGACCTCGGTGCCCGCGGACATTGAGGACCTTATCGGCAAGTACGCCTTCGGAGATGTTAACAAGGAGCCTGCCAAGGGCGGGGAGCAACCCGCCAAATGA
- a CDS encoding ATP-binding cassette domain-containing protein, producing MDTPLIEFRNVTKRFDGRTVLDNINLSIYDNQVTTIIGKSGTGKSVLLKHIIGLLKPDEGTILFQGKPVNTMKKAEWEGHRRRIAYLFQNNALLDSMTVLDNVAFPLRQTTDLAKGEIEKRAMKRIEDLELLEAVDKFPSELSGGMQKRVALARALVTDPDIVLFDEPTTGQDPIRKNMILSMIIHYRKKYGFTAVMISHDIPDVFFISDRVIILWEGSVGFEGPYEEAIKQKVPMIDEFLRSLEGFEDQLTGLLSREAFNVHYAAMLGTTARETNFSAALFSVRLDILYEALGAQAAVEVIKTLGEYTNRYFDSIGGFSARHSRDEILTIFPHKNIDEARRLVVEYSRDLESGFIDHIRDIASASAGTASCFDIYIHAGVIEISPEDTIEEMIEKGRAKQEIISTHRCDLGGKEQ from the coding sequence ATGGACACGCCTCTCATAGAATTCAGGAACGTTACAAAGAGATTCGACGGGAGAACGGTGCTCGACAACATCAATCTGAGCATTTACGACAACCAGGTCACCACCATCATCGGAAAGAGCGGCACCGGCAAGAGTGTGCTTCTTAAGCATATCATAGGCCTCCTCAAACCGGATGAAGGCACGATACTGTTTCAGGGGAAACCCGTTAACACGATGAAAAAGGCCGAATGGGAAGGGCACAGGCGCAGGATAGCCTATCTTTTCCAGAACAACGCCCTCCTTGACTCGATGACCGTTCTCGACAATGTGGCGTTTCCCCTGCGTCAAACGACCGATCTGGCGAAGGGCGAGATAGAGAAACGGGCAATGAAGAGGATAGAGGACCTGGAGCTCCTGGAGGCTGTGGATAAATTTCCGTCGGAGCTCTCCGGAGGCATGCAGAAACGCGTTGCCCTGGCCCGCGCACTCGTCACTGACCCCGATATCGTCCTTTTCGACGAACCGACAACGGGGCAGGACCCCATCAGGAAGAACATGATCCTGAGCATGATCATCCATTACAGGAAGAAATACGGCTTCACCGCCGTTATGATAAGCCACGACATACCCGACGTTTTCTTCATCTCCGACCGCGTGATCATCCTCTGGGAGGGCAGCGTGGGCTTCGAGGGGCCTTACGAAGAGGCCATCAAACAGAAAGTCCCCATGATCGACGAGTTCCTGCGGAGCCTCGAAGGCTTCGAGGACCAATTGACGGGCCTGCTTTCACGGGAGGCCTTCAACGTGCACTATGCCGCCATGCTGGGAACCACGGCCAGGGAAACGAACTTTTCAGCGGCGCTTTTCAGCGTCCGGCTCGACATTCTCTACGAGGCTCTGGGGGCACAGGCGGCGGTGGAGGTCATCAAGACCCTGGGGGAGTATACCAACCGGTATTTCGACAGCATCGGTGGGTTCTCCGCGCGCCACAGCAGGGATGAGATCCTGACCATTTTCCCTCACAAGAACATAGATGAGGCACGCAGACTCGTGGTGGAATATTCACGCGACCTGGAGAGCGGGTTCATAGATCACATCAGGGACATCGCATCGGCGAGCGCAGGCACGGCTTCGTGTTTTGACATCTACATCCATGCCGGGGTCATTGAGATCTCGCCCGAGGATACCATTGAAGAGATGATTGAGAAGGGTCGGGCAAAGCAGGAGATCATTTCGACACACCGATGCGACCTTGGAGGTAAGGAGCAATGA
- a CDS encoding ABC transporter permease: MKELDAKKETPNLVVSFFSAIGRLTIGAVGDFGAMAVFFFLGFINIFRARQIREITNQTYYIGAKSSLIVMLVALFTGMVLGLQLFYTLVKFGSVGALGSAIALSLVRELGPVLTAIMIAARAGSAMAAEIGILRNSEQIDALYTMGVDPVRYLVSPRIAASIISFPLLTAFFDLVGIIGGYLTGVLLLGTNGGTYFYRVQSSLGMVDIRGGFIKALVFGAIVSCICCFQGYFCHMRSDGFGAKSVGQATVSAVVISCVMILVSDYVVTSFLM; the protein is encoded by the coding sequence ATGAAAGAACTGGACGCAAAAAAAGAAACGCCGAATCTCGTTGTCTCCTTTTTCTCCGCCATAGGCCGCCTGACGATCGGTGCCGTCGGGGATTTCGGCGCCATGGCGGTTTTCTTCTTTCTCGGCTTCATCAACATCTTCCGGGCGAGGCAGATCCGGGAGATCACGAACCAGACCTATTATATCGGTGCGAAATCGTCCCTTATCGTGATGCTTGTCGCCCTTTTTACCGGCATGGTGCTGGGCCTGCAGCTTTTCTACACCCTCGTGAAGTTTGGTTCCGTGGGCGCCCTGGGGTCCGCCATCGCCCTTTCCCTGGTGCGGGAGCTCGGACCAGTTCTGACGGCCATCATGATAGCCGCACGAGCCGGTTCGGCGATGGCCGCGGAAATCGGTATACTGCGCAATTCAGAGCAGATCGATGCACTCTACACGATGGGCGTTGACCCCGTCCGCTACCTGGTCAGCCCGAGAATAGCGGCCTCGATCATCAGCTTTCCTCTTCTCACGGCATTCTTCGATCTCGTCGGTATAATCGGGGGCTACCTGACCGGCGTTCTTCTTCTGGGGACCAACGGGGGAACATATTTTTACCGAGTGCAATCCTCATTAGGCATGGTAGATATTCGGGGAGGTTTCATAAAGGCCCTCGTATTCGGTGCCATTGTCTCCTGTATCTGCTGCTTTCAGGGTTATTTCTGCCACATGAGGAGTGATGGATTCGGGGCAAAATCGGTCGGACAGGCCACAGTATCGGCAGTTGTGATCTCCTGCGTGATGATCCTTGTTTCCGACTACGTGGTGACATCATTTCTGATGTAA
- a CDS encoding PAC2 family protein, giving the protein MRIGGFELIDPVPELNEPYVVATLRPWIDVNNVGSLVLKELVGQFSAFELGKLARPGRFYDFTRYRPTIDIEGAINDLSVPNTTLHYARRQGQNDLVLLDLLEPHANADIYVDSVVRVLKALKTSKYVLLGSMYDVVPHTRPLLVSGYGMGEKALQDVRMAGAMPITYRGPSTFANLITKRAAESGIDAVVFIVSLPQYVVMEEDHVGKVRLMEVLNMLYNIPIDKEEFEKALRQREIITERLKASPEVGEILSQLENTYDMRVKAMEKEGILQLGPDMEEIFWKTIEKNIGKA; this is encoded by the coding sequence GTGAGAATAGGTGGGTTTGAACTTATTGATCCTGTTCCGGAGTTGAATGAACCTTACGTGGTGGCAACACTCCGGCCGTGGATTGACGTCAACAATGTGGGCAGCCTGGTCCTTAAGGAACTCGTGGGACAGTTCTCGGCTTTCGAACTGGGAAAGCTTGCCAGGCCGGGGCGCTTTTACGATTTTACGCGGTACCGGCCCACCATCGACATCGAGGGTGCCATCAATGATCTCTCTGTTCCCAATACGACGCTCCACTATGCCCGAAGGCAGGGGCAGAATGACCTTGTCCTTCTTGATCTCCTGGAGCCCCATGCCAACGCCGATATCTACGTCGATTCCGTCGTCAGGGTGCTCAAGGCCCTCAAGACGAGCAAGTATGTTCTTCTGGGCAGCATGTACGACGTTGTGCCCCACACGAGACCTTTGCTCGTCAGCGGCTATGGAATGGGCGAGAAAGCGTTGCAGGATGTGAGGATGGCGGGCGCAATGCCCATTACCTACCGGGGGCCGTCCACCTTTGCCAACCTCATAACGAAAAGAGCCGCTGAATCGGGCATCGATGCGGTTGTCTTCATCGTTTCCCTGCCGCAATACGTGGTGATGGAAGAGGACCATGTGGGCAAGGTCAGGCTCATGGAGGTTCTCAACATGCTTTATAACATCCCCATCGACAAGGAGGAATTCGAGAAGGCCCTGCGCCAGCGCGAAATCATCACAGAGAGATTGAAGGCTTCCCCGGAGGTGGGCGAAATCCTTTCCCAGCTCGAAAACACCTACGACATGCGCGTCAAAGCGATGGAAAAGGAAGGTATCCTCCAGCTTGGCCCGGACATGGAAGAGATCTTCTGGAAGACCATAGAAAAGAATATAGGGAAAGCCTGA
- a CDS encoding P-loop NTPase: MIVNRLETDKVREIKAACACLFSEAAAKSDRFLETLSVDMVKRAYHRNARVHHPDMKAGAVVKDVTSDRFLAIQQSYEVLVDYLEGMNPANDAVLAHGKIIAVGGAKGGIGKSVITANLGIYLASLGLKTVLVDLDLGGSNLHLYLGYRSILQRSINDFLKKRVNSLTDVMIQSPHGPILVGGDSSELGSANIDFMKKMKLIRAINAIEADCVVLDLGGDTSYNILDFFLQADHGIVVTTRDSASYIGAYHFLKAAMYRKLNRLTGMESRSGEGKDVLLEKYIRESIMSEDGQNAKTINELVAFIRDDHPQYLSTVMNAVWGFNPYLIVNRVPQGVGPEEVAGKIQNVTKRWLAREVKLLGSIGRHADVERSAIDLVPAITRCPKGAFAMEIAGIANRLLSTGGR; the protein is encoded by the coding sequence ATGATCGTGAACAGGCTGGAAACGGATAAGGTACGGGAAATAAAGGCGGCTTGCGCGTGTCTGTTCTCCGAGGCGGCGGCTAAGAGTGATCGTTTTCTGGAAACGCTCAGTGTGGATATGGTGAAACGGGCCTATCATCGCAACGCCAGGGTACACCATCCTGACATGAAGGCGGGCGCGGTCGTCAAGGATGTGACATCGGATCGCTTTCTTGCCATACAACAATCCTACGAGGTGCTCGTCGACTATCTGGAAGGGATGAATCCGGCGAACGACGCGGTCCTTGCTCACGGAAAGATCATCGCCGTGGGGGGCGCCAAGGGGGGCATCGGCAAGAGCGTCATTACGGCCAACCTCGGGATATACCTGGCGTCACTGGGGCTGAAGACCGTCCTCGTGGATCTCGACCTGGGGGGTTCCAACCTCCACCTGTATCTCGGGTACCGGTCCATCCTGCAGCGTTCGATCAACGATTTCCTGAAGAAGAGGGTGAACTCCCTTACTGATGTCATGATACAGAGCCCCCACGGGCCGATCCTTGTCGGCGGCGATAGTTCGGAACTGGGCTCGGCAAATATAGATTTTATGAAGAAGATGAAGCTCATCAGGGCCATAAATGCCATAGAGGCGGACTGTGTTGTTCTCGATCTCGGGGGCGATACGTCCTACAATATTCTCGATTTCTTCCTTCAGGCGGATCACGGCATCGTTGTGACCACCCGCGATTCGGCGTCCTATATCGGAGCCTACCACTTCCTGAAGGCTGCCATGTATCGCAAGCTCAATCGGCTCACGGGCATGGAGTCCCGTTCCGGCGAGGGGAAGGATGTCCTCCTGGAGAAGTACATCCGTGAGTCCATCATGTCGGAGGACGGGCAAAACGCAAAGACGATCAATGAGCTCGTTGCCTTCATCAGGGACGACCACCCCCAGTATCTCTCAACGGTAATGAACGCGGTCTGGGGCTTCAACCCTTACCTCATTGTCAACAGGGTTCCCCAAGGGGTGGGTCCTGAGGAAGTTGCCGGCAAGATACAGAACGTGACGAAGAGGTGGCTTGCAAGGGAGGTCAAACTGCTGGGCAGCATAGGCCGCCATGCCGACGTCGAACGAAGCGCCATAGACCTCGTCCCCGCCATAACCCGCTGCCCGAAAGGCGCCTTCGCCATGGAAATAGCCGGCATAGCCAACCGACTGTTGTCCACGGGAGGAAGATAG